The following are from one region of the Theropithecus gelada isolate Dixy chromosome 6, Tgel_1.0, whole genome shotgun sequence genome:
- the CTXN3 gene encoding cortexin-3, with protein sequence MDGGQPIPSSLVPLGNISADSSMSLEQKTTFVFVILLFIFLGILIVRCFRILLDPYRSMPTSTWADGLEGLEKGQFDHALA encoded by the coding sequence ATGGATGGAGGACAGCCCATCCCTTCATCCCTAGTGCCCCTTGGGAACATATCAGCAGATTCTAGCATGTCCCTGGAGCAGAAAACGAcatttgtttttgtgattttgttgtttATCTTCTTGGGCATTCTCATTGTCCGGTGCTTCCGGATTCTTTTGGATCCATATCGAAGCATGCCAACCTCTACCTGGGCTGATGGACTTGAAGGCCTGGAGAAAGGGCAGTTTGACCATGCCCTTGCTTAG